Proteins encoded by one window of Megachile rotundata isolate GNS110a chromosome 10, iyMegRotu1, whole genome shotgun sequence:
- the Srp14 gene encoding signal recognition particle 14 yields the protein MVLLENDAFLVELTRLFDKSRISGSVVLTIKRFNGHNKPVPKAGRPPLPTPSEYLCLVRATLRSKKISTVIHSKDVNKFQQAYWNLLKTNINGLKKLKKVKSAKPKVH from the exons ATGGTTTTACTCGAAAACGATGCG TTTTTAGTGGAGCTAACACGACTTTTCGACAAATCTCGAATTTCTGGTTCTGTTGTACTAACTATTAAGAGGT ttaatgGACATAATAAACCAGTACCTAAAGCAGGAAGGCCTCCATTACCGACACCGAGTGAATATCTCTGTTTAGTAAGGGCAACCTTACGATCCAAGAAAATTTCTACTGTT ATTCATTCTAAGgatgtaaataaatttcaacaagCATATTGGAATCTTTTAAAGACAAATATTAATggtcttaaaaaattaaaaaaagttaaaTCTGCGAAGCCTAAAGTTcattga
- the LOC100879294 gene encoding uncharacterized protein C14orf119, producing the protein MSAMLSNEVQLRYIIEWFQEWSEMQRNDFLDVLLEQCGPLDVVNGLVLKMGTLGHMNESDRPPSLFQCRVKLFREWSHNWTQQEKESLLLSIKNIDPLFAEKYEERLLALVNEEKNDK; encoded by the coding sequence ATGTCTGCAATGCTATCAAATGAAGTCCAATTACGCTATATAATAGAATGGTTTCAAGAATGGTCAGAAATGCAAAGAAATGATTTTTTGGATGTGCTTTTGGAACAATGTGGACCCTTGGATGTTGTTAATGGACTAGTTTTAAAAATGGGAACTTTAGGACATATGAATGAATCTGATAGACCTCCCAGTCTATTTCAATGTCGTGTAAAACTTTTTCGAGAATGGAGCCATAACTGGACTCAACAAGAAAAGGAATCTCTTCTTTtgtctattaaaaatattgatcctCTGTTCGCAGAAAAGTATGAAGAACGTTTGTTGGCTTTAgtaaacgaagaaaaaaatgaTAAGTAA
- the LOC143265291 gene encoding uncharacterized protein LOC143265291 produces KLQDQDIYKRVHRAKHNNEQYDTPITKINHQNEYTITTENDLNIEPEEEVYDYGKFKKEYEEQIAEDITTNNKTFNDTEKKQEQPKEILKKLFSYENCTEVSKKLGIKAVDCLINNYEHEMDKPVVKKTLSKIWLIIKVWFLIYICLAIPCWCHKGWCCWCLRCNVFFPRKRIRFAKKYYATNPPGILSMPTEKTEEKQLITYEPTEFEEDAYKIFEAAIRNI; encoded by the exons AAGCTGCAAGATCAAGACATTTATAAAAGAGTCCATCGAGCAAAACATAATAATGAACAATATGATACTCCTATTACGAAAATAAATCATCAGAATGAATATACAATCACTACTGAGAATGATTTAAACATAGAACCAGAAGAAGAAGTCTATGATTATGGAAAATTCAAAAAGGAATATGAAGAACAAATAGCAGAAGATATAACTACTAATAATAAAACGTTCAATGATACTGAAAAAAAGCAAGAACAACCGAAAGAAATACTTAAAAAACTATTCAGTTATGAAAATTGCACAGAAGTGTCTAAGAAACTTGGTATTAAGGCAGTAGATTGCTTGATTAATAATTATGAGCATGAAATGGATAAACCTGTAGTGAAGAAAACGTTATcaaaaatatggttaatcattAAAGTAtggtttttaatttatatatgtcTTGCAATTCCCTGTTGGTGCCACAAAG gATGGTGTTGTTGGTGTTTGCGCTGTAATGTTTTCTTTCCAAGAAAAAGAATACGTTTTGCAAAAAAGTATTATGCAACTAATCCCCCTGGTATATTAAGTATGCCAACAGAAAAGACAGAAGAAAAACAATTGATTACATATGAACCTACTGAGTTTGAAGAAGatgcatataaaatatttgaagctgCAATAAGAAACATATAA
- the LOC105662334 gene encoding uncharacterized protein LOC105662334 — protein sequence MKLNMFLRKISFIWLLFNVSVIPLPLYKINLENEKVFEISSDSKDYDEENENELIQPADLAELKFNIEDESRYKPLHSYVDNYNKRKTVNKMQYINELPNLKPHIWESSNIEVDKPFIAGFKEDLDKVFNN from the exons atgaagCTAAACATGTTCCTACgaaaaatatcatttatatGGTTGTTATTTAATGTTTCTGTTATACCATTACCACTGTATAAA ATCAATTTAGAAAATGAGAAAGTATTTGAGATTTCATCTGATAGCAAAGATTATgatgaagaaaatgaaaatgaactgATACAACCTGCAGATTTAgcagaattaaaatttaatatagaaGATGAAAGTAGATATAAACCTTTACATTCATATGTGGACAATTACAATAAACGTAAAACAGTGaataaaatgcaatatataAATGAACTTCCTAATTTAAAACCACATATATGGGAAAGTTCTAACATAGAAGTAGATAAACCATTTATCGCGGGTTTTAAAGAAGATCTGGATAAagtgtttaataattaa